A single window of Caldimicrobium thiodismutans DNA harbors:
- a CDS encoding electron transfer flavoprotein subunit alpha/FixB family protein, with protein MKEVWVFIEQEENKIHPVSFELLGIANTLAEDLSGRIAGVILGSEVDNLAPEVLAYGAHKVYLVEHDCLKYYRHRPYAKALSDLAKKYHPEILLLGATPLGRDLAGGVATLLETGLTADVTELSIEKETGYLLMTRPAYGGNIMATIVCPHHRPQMATVRPRIFSVPERKENPKGEIIKEKIDLSEDLAGIERLNFIPKEKTVNLEYADVVVAGGKGIGGKREFEKLKELAELLSAELGASRLAVESGWISYEHQVGQTGKTVRPKVYLAFGISGAIQHRAGMQNSDFIIAVNTDKGAPIFKIADMGILGDWKVVAEALISALKKEKDK; from the coding sequence ATGAAAGAGGTCTGGGTCTTTATTGAGCAGGAAGAAAATAAAATTCATCCTGTTTCCTTTGAGCTTCTTGGAATTGCAAACACTTTAGCTGAAGACTTATCAGGAAGGATTGCTGGGGTAATTCTTGGAAGTGAGGTTGATAATTTAGCTCCAGAGGTTTTAGCCTATGGGGCTCATAAGGTTTATCTTGTTGAACATGATTGTTTAAAATATTATAGACACAGGCCCTATGCAAAGGCCTTAAGTGATCTTGCAAAGAAGTATCATCCTGAAATTCTCCTCCTTGGAGCAACTCCTTTGGGTAGAGATCTTGCTGGAGGGGTGGCTACTCTTCTTGAAACTGGCTTAACAGCTGATGTTACCGAGCTTTCTATAGAAAAGGAAACTGGCTATCTCCTTATGACCCGTCCAGCCTATGGTGGAAATATTATGGCAACCATTGTTTGTCCTCATCACCGACCCCAAATGGCAACGGTTCGCCCAAGAATTTTTTCAGTTCCAGAGAGAAAAGAAAATCCCAAGGGTGAGATCATAAAGGAAAAAATTGATCTCTCAGAAGATCTGGCAGGTATTGAGAGGTTAAATTTTATTCCCAAGGAAAAGACTGTTAATCTTGAATATGCGGATGTTGTAGTGGCAGGGGGAAAGGGAATCGGAGGGAAAAGGGAATTTGAAAAATTAAAAGAGCTTGCAGAACTCCTTTCAGCTGAGCTGGGAGCCTCTCGTTTAGCTGTTGAGTCTGGTTGGATCTCTTATGAGCATCAGGTTGGTCAAACAGGAAAAACAGTAAGACCAAAGGTATATTTGGCCTTTGGCATCTCTGGTGCTATTCAACATAGAGCAGGTATGCAAAACTCTGACTTTATCATAGCTGTAAATACGGATAAAGGGGCTCCTATTTTTAAGATTGCAGATATGGGAATCCTTGGAGATTGGAAAGTTGTAGCAGAGGCCCTTATTTCAGCCCTAAAAAAGGAAAAGGATAAGTAA
- a CDS encoding FAD-dependent oxidoreductase, which translates to MSDFSFDVVIVGGGPAGLACGIHLAKKGVKVLLIERGRFCGGKNLFGGVIYSESLKEIVPEFPKVDPFPAERPVTEEGYFIVSKEGVVKILHTKKTPEESFTALRAKFDNWLSEYALKKGVFIAPKTKVVDFLWKGSQITGVVLDRPKSFQDDRPTEISAKLVILAEGVNRVLTEKAGLVYGPFKPEEVVLAVKEVLQLPKGAMEVRLGVSENKGLAVEIIGEITSGLPGTGFLYTNKTTLSFGVGIFLKTLVDLNLKPYELHEKAKEHSIFKELFQGAETLEYGAHLIPEWGIKGLPKLYGNGVLVIGDSAGLVNPLFREGTNLAIYSGLMAADTAFSALEKGDFSAKTLKTYEDRFKESYIYKDLILLKDLKEFLFRNSHFFSIYPDMLYQSLSLYFSAQGRYKRDVIREIFGIIRKKRGLFGVLKDFLNIGRLFW; encoded by the coding sequence ATGAGTGATTTCTCCTTTGATGTGGTTATCGTTGGAGGAGGCCCAGCAGGGCTTGCCTGCGGAATCCACTTAGCTAAAAAGGGGGTTAAAGTTCTTCTTATAGAGAGGGGTAGATTTTGTGGCGGGAAAAATCTCTTTGGCGGGGTTATTTATTCAGAATCTTTAAAAGAGATCGTTCCCGAATTTCCAAAGGTTGATCCCTTTCCTGCTGAAAGGCCTGTTACTGAAGAAGGCTATTTTATCGTATCTAAAGAGGGTGTGGTTAAAATTTTACATACTAAGAAAACCCCGGAGGAATCCTTTACTGCGCTCAGGGCTAAATTTGATAATTGGCTCTCTGAATATGCCTTGAAAAAAGGAGTTTTTATTGCTCCAAAAACAAAAGTTGTTGACTTTCTCTGGAAGGGATCTCAGATAACAGGGGTTGTTCTTGATAGACCCAAAAGTTTTCAGGATGATAGACCTACAGAGATCTCTGCAAAACTTGTCATTCTTGCAGAGGGGGTTAACAGAGTTCTCACTGAGAAGGCCGGGCTTGTATATGGTCCTTTTAAGCCCGAAGAGGTTGTCCTTGCAGTTAAAGAGGTGCTGCAGCTTCCTAAGGGGGCTATGGAGGTAAGGCTTGGGGTCTCAGAAAATAAGGGTCTTGCGGTAGAAATAATTGGAGAAATAACCTCTGGTCTACCTGGAACAGGCTTTCTTTATACGAATAAAACAACTCTTTCCTTTGGTGTTGGAATTTTTCTAAAGACCCTGGTAGATTTAAATCTCAAACCCTACGAACTCCATGAGAAGGCAAAGGAACACTCCATTTTTAAAGAGTTATTTCAAGGAGCTGAGACCTTGGAATACGGGGCACACCTCATCCCTGAATGGGGAATAAAGGGGCTTCCTAAGTTGTATGGAAATGGAGTGCTTGTAATAGGAGATTCTGCTGGACTTGTAAATCCTCTTTTTAGAGAGGGCACAAACCTTGCCATTTATTCGGGTTTAATGGCAGCGGATACCGCTTTTTCAGCCCTTGAAAAAGGAGATTTTTCAGCTAAAACCTTAAAGACCTATGAAGATAGATTTAAAGAAAGCTATATTTATAAAGACCTTATTTTACTTAAAGATTTAAAGGAATTCCTTTTTAGGAATAGTCACTTTTTTTCTATATATCCAGATATGCTTTACCAGAGCCTTAGTCTTTATTTTTCTGCTCAAGGGAGATATAAAAGAGATGTAATACGCGAGATCTTTGGTATAATCCGAAAAAAGAGAGGTCTTTTTGGGGTTTTAAAGGATTTCTTAAATATAGGGAGGCTCTTTTGGTAG
- a CDS encoding MBL fold metallo-hydrolase has product MRLTVLGSGTGWITLKRSSPGYLVSADNFHLLLDIGPGTLRQILKTGLRIDEISALFITHFHPDHVSDLIPFFFATRYNLGYTRTEPFTLYGHQSFTNLYEGLKQAFGHWVCPPEGLLNLYLIEKESVTDFEIGPFQARSVGVKHNPESLAIRLEFSGKSLIYSGDTGFSEELIELAKGGDLLILECANPLGASKGFHLAPDEIAEISSRAKPKKLLLSHFYPHSEDVPLEIIQKKFSGEIILARDLLTLEL; this is encoded by the coding sequence GTGAGATTAACCGTCCTTGGTTCTGGCACAGGGTGGATAACACTAAAAAGATCATCCCCTGGATATCTTGTCTCTGCTGATAATTTTCATTTACTCCTTGATATTGGTCCTGGAACTCTCCGACAAATCTTAAAGACTGGCCTAAGGATAGATGAAATTTCAGCTCTCTTTATCACCCATTTTCACCCAGATCATGTGTCAGATCTTATCCCTTTTTTCTTTGCCACAAGATATAACCTTGGTTACACAAGAACTGAACCATTTACATTGTATGGACACCAAAGTTTTACCAATCTTTATGAGGGATTAAAACAGGCCTTTGGGCACTGGGTCTGCCCACCAGAAGGTCTTCTAAATTTATATTTAATTGAAAAGGAGAGTGTAACAGATTTTGAAATTGGCCCTTTCCAGGCAAGGTCTGTTGGGGTCAAGCATAATCCTGAGTCCTTAGCTATTAGACTTGAATTTTCTGGAAAGAGCCTTATTTATTCAGGGGATACAGGTTTTTCTGAGGAATTAATTGAACTTGCTAAAGGAGGAGACCTGCTTATTCTTGAATGTGCCAATCCTTTAGGAGCTTCAAAGGGCTTTCATTTAGCTCCTGATGAGATTGCAGAAATCTCTTCCAGAGCAAAGCCTAAGAAATTACTTTTGTCCCATTTTTATCCTCATAGTGAGGATGTTCCCCTGGAAATTATTCAAAAAAAATTCTCTGGTGAAATTATACTTGCCAGAGATTTATTAACCCTTGAGCTGTGA
- a CDS encoding tetratricopeptide repeat protein: protein MSLVSPLKAEKLSQLLSIYLSKKYNITISDKITPFEETTESLLEKGNEAIPTIYMERIILENYKDNFYSERLLQMLLSVEPLPGYIFQFKYVPPQNYPFFKISEKLYFYPLFFGNTKELFIELWRKNRSFKSFFIELEKNYSFSGLLSQLKLVTELSFTRFNHRARESLQEIQKIWDEGMLRGWISAFKKPSSLLFVCNRALPENFNGFSGRIHSKEGSLNYYIFEKADLEKIRSQLKGFSGTIGIVTFEKWKEEPFKRFNPLLLGFAVYEHARRAGLKFHLLDGFTLHVLADLYYEWEDLGRALNIYELARAFTLQPIELALSEASIYYAFSELEKAEKTLRGKLCGCVKEDPRIHYNLGIIYKEKGEKEKAEYHLYKAYLLEEENPLFRKDLLKFFWDEGRWEEMEAILTKVKNFTKIDKIFLGKLSFLKKDYAKALTYLKEIIDSPERDGESLYFLAWLYLYYKRDLSAADLFLKEAKHQLSRGAYEKLVEEFGLPR, encoded by the coding sequence ATGAGCTTGGTTTCACCTCTTAAAGCTGAAAAGTTATCTCAGCTTTTATCCATTTATCTTTCCAAAAAATACAATATTACTATTTCCGATAAAATTACACCCTTTGAGGAGACAACAGAAAGTCTTCTGGAAAAGGGGAATGAAGCCATTCCAACAATCTATATGGAGAGAATTATACTTGAAAACTATAAAGATAATTTTTATTCTGAAAGGCTACTTCAGATGCTACTTTCTGTTGAGCCCTTACCAGGGTATATTTTTCAATTCAAATATGTCCCTCCCCAGAATTATCCCTTTTTCAAGATTTCCGAAAAACTTTACTTTTATCCCCTTTTTTTTGGAAATACAAAAGAGCTCTTTATTGAGCTCTGGAGAAAAAATAGAAGCTTTAAATCTTTTTTTATTGAGTTAGAGAAAAATTATTCTTTTTCTGGTCTTCTTTCTCAGTTAAAGCTTGTCACAGAACTCTCCTTTACAAGATTTAACCATAGGGCCAGAGAATCCTTACAGGAAATTCAGAAGATTTGGGATGAGGGAATGCTTCGGGGATGGATTTCAGCTTTTAAGAAGCCTTCTTCTCTATTGTTTGTTTGCAATAGAGCCCTTCCTGAGAATTTTAATGGGTTCTCTGGAAGAATTCATTCTAAAGAGGGCTCTTTGAATTACTATATTTTTGAAAAGGCTGATCTTGAGAAAATAAGATCTCAACTAAAGGGTTTTTCAGGCACGATTGGAATTGTAACCTTTGAAAAATGGAAAGAAGAACCTTTTAAGAGATTTAATCCTCTGCTTTTAGGTTTTGCAGTTTATGAACATGCCAGGAGGGCAGGTCTTAAATTTCATCTCTTAGATGGCTTTACCTTACATGTTCTTGCAGACCTTTATTATGAGTGGGAGGATTTAGGAAGAGCTCTTAATATTTATGAGCTTGCCAGAGCCTTTACCCTTCAGCCTATTGAACTTGCCCTTAGTGAGGCATCCATTTATTATGCCTTTTCAGAGCTTGAAAAGGCTGAAAAGACCCTTAGAGGAAAGCTCTGCGGTTGTGTTAAGGAAGACCCTCGGATCCACTATAATCTGGGTATTATTTATAAAGAAAAAGGTGAAAAAGAAAAGGCCGAATATCATCTTTACAAGGCCTATCTTCTTGAGGAAGAAAATCCCCTTTTTAGAAAGGATTTACTTAAGTTTTTCTGGGATGAGGGTAGATGGGAAGAGATGGAGGCTATACTTACTAAGGTAAAAAACTTTACCAAAATAGATAAGATTTTCTTAGGAAAGCTCTCATTTTTGAAAAAGGATTATGCTAAGGCCCTCACCTACCTGAAGGAGATAATTGATTCTCCTGAGAGAGATGGAGAGTCTCTTTATTTTCTGGCCTGGCTTTATTTATATTATAAGAGAGACCTTTCTGCAGCGGATTTATTTTTAAAAGAGGCCAAGCATCAGCTTTCCCGGGGGGCCTATGAAAAATTAGTTGAGGAATTTGGGCTACCCAGGTGA
- the thrC gene encoding threonine synthase — translation MKYISTRGEMPPISFIETVFEGLAPDGGLIIPERIPLLSKEEKERWKNLSYLELAYEVFRLFVSEIPEEDLKDLVKKSYSTFHHPEVTPVLKVGKVYILELFHGPTFAFKDVALQFLGNLFEYLLKKEDRKINILGATSGDTGAAAIYGVKGKSNIAIFILHPHKRVSPVQALMMTTVLDPNVHNLAILGSFDDCQAIVKELFMDLPFKKKYNLTAINSINFARILAQIVYYFYAYFRISESTGVEEVRFSVPTGNFGDIFAGFLAKRMFGEGIERLILATNENDILSRFVNYGDYSVREVIPTISPAMDIQIASNFERYLYYLYGEDAQRTSFAMQKFAHTKKLIFSEEEIKRVQRDFLSRSVNQEETLQTIKDFYAETGYLLDPHTAVGVKAGLTFKDERPMICLATAHPAKFPEVVSKAIGKGFSLPEEIERLKAQPQKFEVLEKDRETVRGYLERFAIT, via the coding sequence ATGAAATATATAAGCACCAGAGGTGAGATGCCTCCCATCTCTTTCATTGAGACGGTCTTTGAGGGGCTTGCTCCAGATGGTGGTCTCATCATACCTGAAAGGATCCCGCTTCTTTCAAAGGAAGAGAAAGAACGCTGGAAAAATCTAAGTTATCTGGAGCTTGCCTATGAGGTCTTTAGATTATTTGTCTCTGAGATACCTGAAGAGGATCTGAAGGATTTAGTTAAAAAAAGTTATTCCACCTTTCATCATCCTGAGGTAACACCTGTTCTTAAGGTAGGAAAGGTTTACATCCTTGAGCTCTTTCATGGCCCAACCTTTGCCTTTAAAGATGTAGCTTTGCAGTTTCTTGGAAACCTCTTTGAATATCTTCTTAAAAAAGAGGATCGCAAGATTAATATCCTCGGGGCAACATCAGGAGATACAGGAGCCGCAGCTATTTACGGAGTTAAAGGTAAATCAAATATAGCTATATTTATTCTTCATCCCCATAAAAGGGTCTCTCCGGTTCAGGCCCTTATGATGACAACAGTCCTTGACCCTAATGTGCATAATCTCGCCATCCTTGGCTCTTTTGATGACTGTCAGGCCATTGTGAAAGAGCTATTTATGGACCTACCCTTTAAGAAGAAATACAATCTTACCGCAATAAATTCCATTAATTTTGCCAGAATCCTTGCCCAGATAGTATATTACTTTTATGCCTATTTTAGAATTAGCGAGTCTACTGGAGTTGAGGAGGTGCGGTTTTCTGTCCCTACTGGCAATTTTGGGGATATCTTTGCAGGTTTCTTAGCTAAAAGAATGTTTGGAGAAGGAATTGAAAGACTAATTCTTGCAACGAATGAAAATGACATTCTTTCCCGTTTTGTAAACTATGGCGATTATTCTGTAAGAGAGGTAATTCCAACTATCAGTCCTGCCATGGATATCCAGATTGCCAGTAATTTTGAAAGATATCTTTATTATTTGTATGGAGAGGATGCCCAAAGAACTTCCTTTGCTATGCAAAAATTTGCTCACACCAAAAAGTTAATTTTTTCTGAAGAAGAGATTAAAAGAGTTCAAAGAGACTTTCTTTCTCGTTCGGTCAATCAGGAGGAGACCTTACAAACCATTAAAGATTTCTATGCTGAAACAGGCTATCTCCTCGATCCACATACCGCAGTCGGAGTTAAAGCAGGACTTACCTTTAAAGATGAAAGACCTATGATCTGCCTTGCCACAGCTCATCCAGCCAAATTTCCAGAAGTAGTTAGTAAGGCCATTGGTAAGGGTTTTTCTCTGCCTGAGGAGATTGAAAGGTTAAAAGCGCAACCTCAGAAATTTGAAGTTCTGGAGAAGGATAGAGAGACTGTAAGGGGCTATTTAGAGAGATTTGCTATAACTTAA
- a CDS encoding electron transfer flavoprotein subunit beta/FixA family protein has translation MLNLLVSIKQVPDTTNIRINPETGTLIREGVPSIINPYDLIALSTACKLKQKYGGKIVVITMGPPQARLALKEAVEFGADRIILLSDRKFAGADTLATSYTLAETIKFLEKETPFDLYLFGKQAIDGDTAQVGPGVATRLGIPVVTYVNKIESIDLKEKTIILHRKTERGIEILRAKLPILITCEKELSHVPFVPFSEILKGIQSEPEVFTAEGPVFFERDKLGLKGSPTQVKKVFTPELKKQGSLYDLKEHSLNDVIGKILEILRAKGLL, from the coding sequence ATGCTCAACCTTTTAGTATCCATTAAACAGGTTCCAGACACAACTAATATTAGAATCAATCCTGAGACAGGAACCCTTATCCGTGAGGGGGTTCCCTCAATCATTAATCCCTATGACCTTATTGCCTTAAGCACAGCTTGCAAATTAAAACAAAAATATGGGGGTAAAATAGTTGTTATTACAATGGGACCGCCTCAGGCAAGATTAGCTCTAAAAGAGGCTGTTGAATTTGGAGCAGATCGCATTATTTTGCTTTCTGACCGGAAATTTGCAGGGGCAGATACCTTAGCTACAAGTTATACCTTAGCTGAAACTATCAAGTTTTTAGAGAAAGAGACCCCCTTTGATTTATATCTGTTTGGAAAGCAGGCTATTGACGGAGATACTGCTCAAGTTGGTCCAGGGGTAGCTACTCGCTTAGGAATTCCAGTTGTGACCTATGTCAATAAAATTGAATCCATAGATTTAAAGGAAAAGACTATAATTTTACATCGGAAGACCGAGAGGGGCATTGAGATTCTCAGAGCAAAGCTTCCAATTTTAATTACCTGTGAGAAGGAGCTCTCACATGTGCCCTTTGTTCCCTTTTCAGAGATATTAAAGGGTATTCAGAGTGAGCCTGAGGTCTTTACTGCAGAGGGCCCTGTTTTCTTTGAACGGGATAAACTTGGCTTAAAGGGCTCTCCTACTCAAGTTAAAAAGGTCTTTACCCCTGAACTAAAAAAACAAGGTAGCTTATATGACCTGAAAGAGCATTCTCTTAATGATGTGATAGGAAAAATTTTAGAAATCTTGCGGGCCAAAGGGTTACTATGA
- a CDS encoding methyl-accepting chemotaxis protein: protein MFKNFTFARKISLAILGIVFSIMAIGGIFYLLQEYLLYKLEKKITLYEDNLRRAEKVRAEHLRWKVNFLSSLLNEDLSSLSIDKSLAQLREIKNDTSNLQNVITLGEKMNAIVIKMKDAKNIDEALSHYAEFQKYSKAFLWDGLETLVKFYDEKLEFEKREFQKTKRISQVIYLTFLIPIAFFLFLTIRSLEKTLKENLLDVETFSEKMAEGDLTFQITSNRTDEFGKIHNGLNRVKENLRNILGTLREEVKGVQNFTQEFSKFQNEVFQATEDSAQRSQHLLEQAGLINMTIEDSATSTHEITRAIEEISQNTYLASQISKEAVTKAISTKEAMHELNSISQEISAVIDLISSIAEQTKFLALNASIEAARAGEAGKGFAVVANEVKDLAKKVSEATLEVTEKVERIQRETQRAVKETDEISEIINKINDVATTIASAVEEQSIAIRSIAEQIEQTRDTSKFMADDAHNNYTSSQKIRELLELQSSQVKILIDLIEKINQIMTGFKL from the coding sequence ATGTTTAAAAATTTTACCTTCGCAAGGAAGATTAGTTTAGCTATACTCGGTATAGTTTTCTCTATTATGGCTATAGGAGGGATCTTTTATCTTCTTCAGGAATATCTCCTCTATAAACTTGAGAAAAAAATCACCCTTTATGAGGATAATCTTCGTAGAGCTGAAAAAGTACGAGCTGAACACTTAAGATGGAAGGTAAATTTTCTCAGTTCCTTATTAAATGAAGATTTAAGTTCACTTTCTATTGATAAAAGCCTTGCCCAACTTAGGGAAATAAAAAATGATACTTCCAATCTCCAGAATGTTATAACCCTTGGAGAAAAAATGAATGCCATTGTTATAAAGATGAAGGATGCAAAAAATATAGATGAAGCTCTTTCTCATTATGCCGAATTTCAAAAATATTCCAAGGCCTTCCTCTGGGATGGGTTAGAAACTCTTGTTAAGTTCTATGATGAAAAATTAGAATTTGAAAAAAGGGAATTTCAAAAAACTAAAAGGATTTCCCAAGTAATATATCTTACCTTTTTAATCCCTATTGCCTTTTTTCTATTTTTAACTATTAGATCCCTTGAAAAAACCCTTAAAGAAAACCTTTTAGATGTGGAAACCTTTTCAGAAAAAATGGCTGAAGGAGATTTAACTTTCCAGATAACCTCAAATAGGACAGATGAATTCGGTAAAATTCATAATGGTTTAAATAGAGTAAAAGAAAATTTAAGAAATATCCTTGGAACATTACGGGAGGAAGTAAAAGGGGTCCAGAATTTCACACAGGAATTTAGTAAATTTCAGAATGAGGTATTTCAAGCAACAGAAGATTCTGCTCAAAGGTCTCAACATTTACTTGAACAGGCAGGTCTCATTAATATGACCATAGAGGATAGCGCAACTTCAACCCATGAAATAACAAGAGCTATTGAAGAAATAAGTCAAAATACCTATCTTGCCTCCCAAATTTCAAAAGAAGCTGTCACAAAGGCCATCTCAACCAAAGAGGCCATGCATGAGCTAAATAGTATATCGCAAGAGATATCAGCGGTTATAGATCTTATTTCAAGTATTGCTGAACAGACCAAATTCCTTGCCCTGAATGCCAGCATTGAAGCAGCCCGTGCAGGTGAGGCCGGCAAAGGCTTTGCAGTTGTTGCAAATGAGGTAAAGGACCTTGCTAAAAAAGTCTCTGAGGCAACTCTTGAGGTTACAGAAAAAGTAGAAAGGATTCAAAGGGAAACCCAAAGGGCGGTTAAAGAAACAGATGAAATTAGTGAAATAATTAACAAAATTAATGATGTTGCTACAACAATTGCCTCAGCAGTTGAGGAGCAGAGTATTGCCATAAGATCTATAGCTGAACAAATAGAGCAAACCAGAGATACTTCTAAATTTATGGCTGATGATGCCCATAATAATTATACATCCTCTCAGAAGATTAGAGAACTGCTTGAGTTACAGTCCTCTCAAGTAAAAATCCTTATTGATTTAATTGAAAAGATAAATCAAATAATGACAGGATTTAAGTTATAG
- a CDS encoding FmdB family zinc ribbon protein, whose protein sequence is MPIYEFRCQECGDEFEVLLKSKEEITTVCCKACGSKKVERLLSVVNSLLSGGNPKGSSGTPAVESHSCPTGTCTHLHLPGHQK, encoded by the coding sequence ATGCCAATTTATGAATTCAGATGTCAGGAATGCGGGGATGAATTTGAAGTTCTTTTAAAAAGTAAAGAAGAAATAACCACCGTGTGTTGTAAGGCCTGTGGGTCAAAAAAAGTAGAGAGGCTTTTAAGTGTTGTGAATTCTCTTTTAAGTGGGGGTAATCCCAAGGGTTCTTCAGGAACTCCTGCTGTGGAATCCCACTCTTGCCCCACAGGAACCTGCACACACCTCCATTTACCAGGCCATCAAAAATAA
- a CDS encoding ferredoxin family protein has product MVGSVNIDEKISSVKFFVDEEYPHLRIKDEKVCLKCNEKPCLNFCPAGVYRLTEEGSILISYQACLECGSCRIGCPFENIIWSYPRGGFGVNYKFG; this is encoded by the coding sequence TTGGTAGGTTCAGTAAATATTGATGAAAAGATCTCAAGTGTAAAGTTTTTTGTGGATGAAGAATATCCTCATCTGCGTATTAAAGATGAAAAAGTATGTTTAAAGTGCAATGAAAAGCCCTGTCTTAACTTTTGTCCTGCAGGAGTTTATAGGTTAACTGAGGAAGGATCAATTCTTATTAGTTATCAGGCCTGTTTAGAGTGCGGATCTTGTAGAATTGGATGTCCCTTTGAAAATATTATCTGGAGCTACCCAAGAGGTGGCTTTGGTGTAAACTATAAATTTGGATAA